Proteins encoded by one window of Novosphingobium sp. P6W:
- a CDS encoding BrnA antitoxin family protein, whose amino-acid sequence MSLCELADKIAAQNLAINGAWRQSISCRPRVIDTTDIPEVSADAWQHARQPGLYRRRKKPVTLRLDVDIVTWFKEHAHDRG is encoded by the coding sequence GTGAGCCTATGTGAGCTTGCGGACAAAATCGCCGCGCAGAATTTGGCCATTAATGGCGCATGGCGGCAATCGATCTCCTGTCGGCCCCGGGTGATCGACACTACCGATATCCCCGAAGTGTCGGCCGACGCATGGCAACATGCCCGCCAACCGGGTCTGTATCGCCGTCGCAAGAAACCGGTCACACTCCGCCTGGATGTCGATATCGTGACTTGGTTCAAGGAACACGCCCACGATCGCGGCTAG
- a CDS encoding flagellin, which translates to MATRQNRISTGLAVASTKDDSAKYIRAQDLRGQILMQQSVGDTLNRWKSTTDVAISGAETISDLMNRLQEKALALQGAANDPASMRAISKDIDALIKQIDGVVDASTFSGTNLLKGKGVTETVTRTSYSLPASSVNPNRLLASLSASQEAGAMPPGSLETVVSGSRRLTLPTSPLTPQSFDDLINPFSPADPNYLPVTNNSARTYSVAAGPTPGRVNLLIDTGATQFNGSIGNGEVEIWQNGVRVAASGQAYAADGCSVAPALSQDGPFVLSFDYDPAKGTDIQIRVLQGNANLAIEGLQLQDPAEAVPEPREHWNSAVAYETRAPFDHPVAHADPEQVTAARHDPLGQSALPEGVRAQFSLDPGDAAAHIDLSFDAYELPDTMEIWQDGIRLAATGQPAASQGAAAGAGQPVSGLHMLSFDYDPAKGPLAITVNGEQYDARSAWAIGAVSMREVGALPASGADKVVTGLQRPTFADVPYDFIANIHGGSERIMSRDLSARTLDLDPLDWDDPEGIVDKIQGASRKVLAALTYFGAHSRGLDTHQADGSRQIDIKTQALGNLVDADLSVEAARSEALRMREQLALQALSIANQQPALILRLFGQ; encoded by the coding sequence ATGGCGACACGCCAGAATCGGATATCCACCGGCCTTGCGGTAGCGAGCACAAAAGACGACAGCGCAAAATACATCAGGGCGCAGGACCTGCGGGGACAAATCCTCATGCAGCAGTCAGTCGGGGATACCTTGAACCGATGGAAATCAACTACCGACGTTGCCATCTCCGGCGCTGAAACCATCAGCGACCTGATGAACCGCCTGCAGGAAAAGGCGCTGGCACTGCAAGGAGCCGCAAACGATCCGGCATCGATGCGCGCGATCTCCAAAGACATCGACGCCCTGATCAAGCAGATCGACGGTGTGGTCGATGCCTCCACCTTCTCTGGCACTAATCTGCTCAAGGGCAAAGGCGTTACCGAGACCGTAACGCGCACCTCCTATAGCCTGCCTGCCTCCAGCGTGAATCCAAACCGGTTGCTGGCCAGCCTAAGTGCTAGCCAGGAAGCAGGGGCAATGCCGCCCGGCAGCCTGGAAACGGTCGTGAGCGGCTCCCGCCGGCTGACTCTGCCAACCTCGCCGCTGACTCCGCAGAGCTTCGACGATCTCATCAATCCATTCAGCCCGGCTGATCCCAATTACCTGCCCGTTACTAATAATTCAGCGCGCACTTATTCAGTGGCCGCCGGACCCACGCCTGGCCGTGTAAACCTGCTCATCGACACTGGAGCGACGCAATTCAACGGATCAATTGGCAACGGTGAAGTGGAGATATGGCAAAACGGCGTTCGCGTCGCGGCCTCTGGCCAAGCCTACGCCGCAGACGGTTGTTCGGTAGCCCCTGCGCTTTCGCAAGACGGGCCATTCGTTCTGAGCTTCGACTACGATCCTGCCAAAGGCACAGATATCCAGATCCGCGTACTGCAGGGGAATGCCAACCTCGCCATCGAGGGGCTACAGTTGCAGGACCCGGCCGAGGCGGTTCCAGAGCCCCGAGAGCACTGGAACAGCGCCGTCGCTTACGAGACCCGTGCTCCTTTCGATCATCCGGTTGCCCATGCCGATCCCGAGCAGGTGACCGCCGCCCGGCACGATCCGCTCGGCCAGAGCGCTTTGCCCGAAGGCGTACGCGCGCAGTTCAGCCTCGATCCGGGCGACGCAGCCGCCCATATCGATCTTAGCTTCGACGCCTACGAGCTACCGGACACAATGGAAATCTGGCAGGATGGCATTCGCCTCGCCGCTACAGGGCAGCCCGCCGCTTCGCAGGGAGCGGCGGCCGGCGCAGGTCAACCCGTCAGCGGTCTGCACATGCTGAGCTTCGACTACGATCCCGCGAAAGGGCCCCTGGCCATAACCGTCAACGGCGAGCAGTACGATGCTCGCAGTGCCTGGGCGATCGGCGCCGTATCGATGCGCGAAGTCGGGGCCCTACCCGCCTCCGGCGCCGACAAGGTAGTCACAGGGCTACAGCGCCCAACCTTCGCCGATGTGCCCTACGACTTTATAGCCAACATCCACGGCGGCAGCGAAAGGATCATGTCGCGTGATCTAAGCGCACGCACTCTGGATCTCGATCCGCTCGACTGGGATGATCCGGAAGGCATCGTCGACAAGATCCAAGGTGCAAGCCGTAAAGTGCTTGCCGCATTGACCTACTTCGGCGCCCATTCGCGCGGACTGGACACGCACCAAGCCGATGGATCGAGGCAGATAGACATAAAGACACAAGCCCTGGGCAATCTGGTCGATGCAGATTTATCGGTGGAGGCCGCACGGTCAGAAGCTTTGCGCATGCGCGAGCAGCTCGCGCTACAGGCGCTCTCGATTGCCAATCAGCAGCCGGCGCTCATTCTCAGGCTGTTCGGCCAGTAA
- a CDS encoding AbrB/MazE/SpoVT family DNA-binding domain-containing protein, whose amino-acid sequence MTTLSVTTRGQVTFRKDILKHLGIQPGGKIRLDLLPDGRAELKADQPKGSWRALHGMLKGKGDGPRFTIEEINDAIAEAGAAAGVAGLDGK is encoded by the coding sequence ATGACGACATTAAGCGTGACCACGCGGGGCCAGGTAACATTTCGGAAGGATATTCTGAAACATCTCGGCATCCAGCCCGGTGGCAAGATCAGGCTCGACCTGCTCCCCGATGGGCGGGCGGAACTGAAAGCGGACCAGCCCAAGGGTTCGTGGCGGGCGCTGCACGGGATGCTCAAGGGGAAGGGCGACGGTCCCCGGTTCACGATCGAGGAAATCAACGACGCGATTGCGGAAGCGGGCGCTGCTGCGGGTGTGGCCGGTCTGGACGGTAAATGA
- a CDS encoding transposase, translating into MSDEIDAGSNGGLTCASHSTTARLTVSLPPGRRRYERWPDDVRDRILAESFVPGMTVAQVARDNGVGLGLLHYWRRQARAAGAVEELRFVPVTLAQEKQLEPAGLELVVRDVTVRIMGAVEMDHLRAVLAAIRE; encoded by the coding sequence ATGTCGGATGAAATTGATGCAGGGTCAAACGGCGGTTTGACGTGTGCGTCGCACAGTACAACTGCGCGTTTGACCGTCAGTTTGCCGCCCGGACGTCGGCGCTACGAGCGTTGGCCGGATGACGTACGCGACCGCATTCTGGCTGAGAGCTTTGTGCCAGGAATGACTGTGGCGCAGGTCGCCCGAGATAACGGCGTCGGCCTTGGCCTTTTGCACTATTGGCGTCGGCAAGCGCGAGCAGCAGGAGCCGTCGAGGAATTGCGGTTCGTACCCGTCACGCTGGCTCAGGAGAAGCAACTCGAACCTGCCGGCTTGGAGTTGGTGGTACGAGACGTGACGGTTCGGATCATGGGCGCGGTCGAGATGGACCACCTGCGCGCGGTACTGGCGGCGATCCGGGAATGA
- a CDS encoding UPF0149 family protein, which translates to MNFKPRTSQGRTLSLEQLEIWLDELDPPVAGVSSIDGFLAAVAAGPSVIDPDVWIKSILREHALNARSAPARRTILKRYNRICIELAEKPEAYAPIYMRTEEGEVLLEDFANGFFTAMHLDMEAWKPFIADPEFGYPLAALLGHSTITGGPSWIEQLGDPSANLALADTWRMVPQIISLIHDQCAFARMTPAA; encoded by the coding sequence ATGAACTTCAAACCTCGCACATCGCAGGGCCGGACCCTCTCGCTCGAACAGCTCGAGATATGGCTCGACGAGCTTGATCCCCCCGTAGCTGGCGTCTCATCGATCGACGGCTTCCTGGCCGCAGTCGCCGCAGGCCCCAGCGTCATTGACCCCGACGTATGGATTAAGAGCATCCTGCGCGAGCACGCTCTCAACGCGCGCTCGGCGCCTGCGCGCCGAACGATCCTCAAGCGGTATAACCGCATCTGCATCGAGCTTGCCGAGAAGCCCGAGGCGTACGCGCCGATCTACATGCGCACCGAGGAAGGCGAGGTACTGCTCGAGGACTTCGCCAACGGGTTCTTCACAGCCATGCATCTCGACATGGAGGCGTGGAAGCCCTTCATCGCCGACCCGGAGTTCGGCTACCCGCTCGCGGCACTGCTTGGCCACAGCACCATTACAGGTGGCCCGTCATGGATCGAACAACTGGGTGATCCGAGCGCCAATCTGGCACTTGCCGATACGTGGCGCATGGTCCCGCAAATCATCTCGCTGATCCATGACCAGTGCGCCTTCGCGCGCATGACGCCAGCAGCCTGA
- a CDS encoding YcxB family protein gives MGLDTTIGHISKQIPWTDVENVDSQDGALIIQGRNKNAFIVPARAFKTYEAKEEFRDFVASRVDANGS, from the coding sequence ATGGGCCTTGATACAACCATCGGGCACATCAGTAAGCAGATACCTTGGACTGACGTGGAGAACGTCGATTCTCAGGACGGTGCTTTGATCATTCAGGGGCGCAACAAGAATGCTTTTATTGTACCAGCAAGGGCTTTCAAAACCTACGAGGCGAAAGAGGAGTTTCGAGACTTCGTGGCTTCTAGAGTAGATGCGAACGGCAGCTAG
- a CDS encoding DNA-binding transcriptional regulator, producing MATKRKYKSDAFEAIHSTAEAFHSVGVIDKATMRHFDESCLTTPPAIAPAEIKRLRERNKVSQPVFARYLNTSESTVEKWETGAKKPSGAALKLLSIVEKHGIQILA from the coding sequence ATGGCGACCAAGCGTAAGTATAAAAGCGATGCCTTCGAGGCGATCCACTCGACGGCCGAAGCATTCCATAGCGTTGGCGTGATCGACAAGGCCACCATGCGCCATTTCGATGAGAGCTGCCTGACCACGCCCCCCGCAATCGCCCCGGCTGAAATCAAGCGGCTGCGAGAACGGAACAAAGTCAGTCAGCCGGTATTCGCTCGCTACCTCAATACTAGCGAAAGCACGGTGGAGAAGTGGGAAACCGGGGCCAAGAAGCCCAGCGGCGCGGCGTTGAAGCTGCTGTCAATCGTCGAAAAGCATGGCATCCAGATTCTCGCCTGA
- a CDS encoding IS3 family transposase (programmed frameshift), translating to MVMPRIPNDETNSAAAGAAAEEGRRPTLVAAPAAASPELSDRPRRRNFGARYKLQVLDEIDRAAGTPGAIGAILRREGIYSSSITEWRRLRAAGAFEGLSPVKRGPKPMAPNPLSAEHAQLKRDHKRLQQRLERAEAVIEIQKKSRVDRLPDRGRREAVMDALATLGTGSGIIAAACDALGVSRATFHRRQVAVAYPPAARRRRPAPARTILGPERQHIIDLLREPHFADLAPAEIYATLLDQGIYHCSIRTMYRILHEHQEVRERRRQLRHPVYQKPELLAEGPNQVWSWDITKLMGPSKWTYFYLYVIIYIFSRRVVGWHIADTESAALFKPLFEDCVAKHNVSPGQLTLHADRGPSMKAKATALMLADLGVTKSHSRPYTSNDNPFSKSHFKTLKYQPQFPKRFGCAQDAKTFCRHFFDWYNRDHHHLGIGLMTPDQVHYGQADAVHAARQTILNKAFRLNPERFVNRPPRPPQKPTAVWINPPAKERKTIA from the exons ATGGTTATGCCGCGTATTCCAAACGACGAGACGAACTCCGCCGCCGCAGGCGCTGCCGCCGAGGAAGGCCGCAGGCCGACGCTGGTGGCAGCGCCTGCGGCGGCATCGCCCGAGCTCTCCGACCGGCCACGTCGGCGGAACTTCGGCGCCAGATATAAGCTGCAGGTCCTCGACGAGATTGATCGTGCCGCTGGCACTCCCGGGGCGATCGGCGCCATCTTGCGGCGTGAGGGGATCTATTCCTCCTCGATCACGGAGTGGCGGCGGCTGCGCGCGGCCGGGGCGTTTGAGGGCCTGAGCCCCGTGAAGCGCGGCCCAAAACCAATGGCGCCCAATCCTCTGTCGGCAGAGCACGCCCAGCTGAAGCGGGACCACAAACGCCTTCAGCAGCGCCTGGAGCGTGCTGAAGCTGTGATAGAAATTCAAAAAAAGTCGCGCGTT GATAGGCTTCCCGATCGAGGACGACGAGAAGCCGTGATGGATGCGTTGGCTACGCTGGGTACCGGCTCGGGCATCATTGCAGCGGCTTGTGACGCGCTGGGCGTGTCGCGTGCGACCTTCCATCGCCGTCAGGTTGCTGTGGCTTATCCCCCCGCTGCTCGCCGCCGACGGCCAGCGCCGGCGCGTACCATTCTCGGGCCAGAGCGTCAGCATATCATAGATTTGCTGCGAGAGCCGCACTTTGCAGACCTCGCACCTGCGGAGATCTACGCTACGCTGCTCGATCAGGGCATCTACCACTGTTCGATCCGTACGATGTACCGGATCCTCCACGAGCATCAGGAAGTTAGGGAACGCCGTCGGCAACTGCGCCACCCCGTCTATCAGAAACCCGAGCTGCTGGCCGAAGGCCCCAATCAAGTCTGGTCATGGGACATCACCAAGCTCATGGGGCCGAGCAAATGGACCTACTTCTACCTTTATGTAATCATTTATATATTTAGCCGACGCGTCGTTGGATGGCATATCGCCGACACCGAAAGCGCTGCTCTGTTCAAGCCGCTATTCGAAGATTGCGTCGCCAAACATAACGTCTCCCCAGGCCAGCTCACCCTACACGCCGACCGCGGGCCGTCGATGAAGGCCAAGGCTACCGCGCTCATGCTCGCTGATCTCGGCGTCACCAAATCGCACAGCCGGCCATATACCTCGAACGACAATCCTTTCTCGAAAAGCCACTTCAAGACTTTGAAATATCAGCCGCAGTTCCCGAAACGCTTCGGCTGTGCCCAAGACGCAAAGACGTTCTGCCGGCACTTCTTCGACTGGTACAACCGAGACCATCATCATCTCGGCATCGGGCTGATGACGCCCGACCAGGTGCATTACGGCCAGGCAGATGCAGTCCACGCCGCCCGTCAAACGATCCTCAACAAAGCCTTCCGCTTAAACCCGGAGCGCTTCGTCAATCGACCACCACGACCGCCACAAAAACCTACTGCAGTCTGGATCAACCCACCGGCCAAAGAGCGAAAGACGATAGCTTAA
- a CDS encoding diguanylate cyclase has translation MRSTEQLTGALTRSAFAERAGQEIARFQRTGRPCSLVVADLDHFKAVNDAHGHPVPTDDDRGRL, from the coding sequence GTGCGGTCGACAGAGCAACTGACCGGCGCTTTGACGCGCAGCGCCTTTGCCGAGCGTGCAGGACAGGAAATAGCCCGCTTCCAGCGTACCGGTCGGCCCTGTAGCCTGGTGGTGGCTGACCTTGATCACTTCAAAGCCGTGAATGATGCGCACGGGCATCCGGTTCCGACTGATGATGATCGCGGCAGGTTATGA
- a CDS encoding helix-turn-helix domain-containing protein: MEVQTFDSVFDALADTPAEAANMKARSELLSALKSRIRTWDMPQEAAAARLGITRPRLNDLLRGKLGKFSLDALVNLATASGLKLEIRIAEAA, from the coding sequence ATGGAAGTCCAGACTTTCGATAGCGTCTTTGACGCACTGGCCGACACCCCGGCAGAGGCCGCAAACATGAAGGCACGTTCCGAACTGCTGTCGGCCCTGAAAAGCCGTATCCGCACCTGGGACATGCCACAGGAAGCGGCGGCGGCGCGCCTTGGCATTACCCGTCCCCGGCTCAACGACCTGCTGCGCGGCAAGCTCGGCAAATTTTCCCTCGATGCGCTGGTGAATCTCGCCACGGCATCTGGCCTGAAACTGGAAATCAGGATCGCGGAAGCGGCCTGA
- a CDS encoding type II toxin-antitoxin system RelE/ParE family toxin: MKIIWTPEAEQDRIAIWDYLEARDPDAALRMDRLFSEAVAGLADFPMLGHEGEVPGTRELTPHRSYRLVYEVVDGTA, encoded by the coding sequence GTGAAGATCATATGGACGCCGGAAGCCGAGCAGGACCGCATAGCAATTTGGGATTATCTCGAAGCACGTGACCCAGATGCGGCGCTCCGGATGGACCGCCTTTTCAGCGAGGCTGTCGCCGGGTTGGCTGACTTCCCCATGCTCGGACACGAGGGGGAAGTGCCTGGTACGCGCGAGCTAACGCCTCATCGGAGCTATCGACTCGTCTATGAGGTCGTGGACGGTACAGCCTGA
- a CDS encoding type II toxin-antitoxin system RelE/ParE family toxin, which yields MSDDERSAVVDHLATNPEAGDVMPGCGGARKVRVAKPGKGKSGGYRVITYFGGGDIPVFLLTVFGKNEKVSLAMSERNALSELCKVLKSKY from the coding sequence ATGTCCGATGATGAGCGTAGTGCCGTTGTCGATCACCTCGCGACCAACCCGGAAGCCGGAGACGTCATGCCGGGGTGCGGTGGAGCGCGGAAGGTACGTGTGGCGAAGCCGGGCAAGGGCAAGTCGGGCGGATACCGGGTCATCACCTATTTTGGTGGTGGCGATATCCCGGTCTTCCTCCTGACCGTGTTCGGAAAGAATGAGAAGGTGTCGTTGGCCATGAGCGAACGCAACGCCCTCTCTGAATTGTGCAAGGTACTGAAGTCGAAATACTGA
- the tnpB gene encoding IS66 family insertion sequence element accessory protein TnpB (TnpB, as the term is used for proteins encoded by IS66 family insertion elements, is considered an accessory protein, since TnpC, encoded by a neighboring gene, is a DDE family transposase.), with translation MIPIDGSVRIFVATQPVDFRAGINRLMGLVTHVLGHDACAGDVFVFRNKGADKVKLLRHDGSGAVMATKWLDRGRFYWPAVQGGTMVLSGPQCTALLSGLDWKKLPAPEVRRPLIFG, from the coding sequence ATGATCCCGATCGACGGAAGCGTACGGATCTTCGTGGCGACACAGCCGGTCGACTTCAGAGCCGGGATTAACCGATTGATGGGGCTGGTGACGCACGTGCTGGGGCATGATGCCTGCGCGGGCGATGTCTTCGTGTTCCGCAACAAGGGCGCGGATAAGGTGAAGTTGCTCCGTCATGACGGGTCAGGCGCGGTTATGGCGACGAAATGGCTCGACCGAGGAAGGTTTTACTGGCCTGCCGTGCAAGGCGGCACGATGGTCCTGAGCGGACCGCAATGCACGGCATTGCTGTCGGGTCTGGATTGGAAGAAACTGCCCGCACCCGAGGTGCGCAGACCCCTGATTTTTGGCTGA
- a CDS encoding type II toxin-antitoxin system HipA family toxin, whose amino-acid sequence MANWFAQVALGERLTQVGELRYTRTGPRQFSVFSYDLAWAASAAAFALQPDFALEGGPFHASSQSGNIRDALAGVFADAAPDTWGRRLLERTYGAGLSEFEYLTLSDDKCRQGALRFVDNQGTVIQGGAPGAVPRLVDLQAITSIARAYEQGKEVSAADMQALAGAGGSGGARPKANVIDDGTLWLAKFTSVHDQQPVERVEVATLRLAASCGIRVPEVRLELVDTPFPVALIKRFDRQGAGRIPYISARTALAKTGVELGSYTEIADFIRLAGPNPTEDFLEIYRRLIFTILVSNKDDHLKNHGFLYVGADKWRLSPMFDVNPAPDRNPHLETAIFEGGGHERSIQRALEAAEFFEIAEGYARALIRDTAQRIAATWREALRAAGVTGALAKHYEPAFVHDEADIALSF is encoded by the coding sequence ATGGCGAACTGGTTCGCGCAGGTCGCGCTGGGCGAGAGGCTAACCCAAGTAGGAGAGCTGCGCTACACCCGTACGGGTCCGCGCCAATTCTCGGTCTTTTCCTATGATCTGGCCTGGGCAGCGAGCGCGGCGGCCTTCGCGCTGCAGCCCGACTTCGCGCTCGAAGGTGGCCCTTTCCATGCATCGAGCCAGTCCGGCAATATCCGCGATGCGCTTGCCGGCGTCTTCGCTGACGCCGCGCCCGACACATGGGGACGAAGACTGCTTGAGCGGACTTATGGGGCGGGCCTTTCGGAATTCGAATATCTCACCCTTTCCGACGACAAATGCCGACAAGGCGCGCTGCGCTTCGTCGACAATCAGGGCACGGTCATTCAGGGCGGCGCGCCCGGCGCGGTCCCGCGCCTTGTCGATCTCCAGGCGATTACAAGCATTGCGCGTGCTTATGAGCAGGGCAAAGAGGTCTCTGCGGCTGATATGCAGGCCCTCGCAGGCGCTGGCGGCTCGGGCGGTGCCCGCCCGAAGGCCAATGTCATCGACGATGGCACGCTTTGGCTCGCTAAGTTCACCTCTGTCCACGACCAGCAGCCTGTCGAGCGGGTCGAGGTCGCGACGCTTCGCCTCGCCGCTTCCTGCGGCATTCGCGTGCCCGAAGTTCGCCTCGAACTCGTCGATACGCCCTTCCCAGTCGCCCTCATCAAGCGGTTCGACCGGCAGGGTGCAGGTCGGATCCCCTATATCTCCGCCCGCACGGCCCTTGCCAAAACCGGAGTCGAGCTTGGCTCCTATACGGAAATCGCCGACTTCATCCGGCTAGCCGGGCCCAATCCAACCGAAGACTTCCTTGAAATCTACCGACGCCTCATCTTCACCATCCTAGTCTCCAACAAGGATGACCATCTTAAGAACCACGGATTTCTCTACGTTGGCGCCGATAAATGGCGACTTTCTCCTATGTTCGACGTCAATCCCGCGCCCGATCGCAACCCGCACCTCGAAACGGCAATTTTCGAAGGCGGAGGTCACGAACGATCAATCCAACGGGCGCTCGAAGCTGCGGAATTCTTCGAGATCGCCGAGGGCTACGCGCGCGCTCTCATCCGCGACACAGCGCAGCGGATAGCTGCCACGTGGCGCGAAGCACTACGCGCAGCAGGCGTCACCGGCGCGCTTGCCAAGCATTATGAACCAGCTTTTGTTCACGACGAAGCAGACATAGCTCTCTCTTTTTGA
- a CDS encoding recombinase family protein, whose amino-acid sequence MRVGYARVSTSDQNPELQLDALRRAGCDRVFTEKASGARDDRPELARILQDVLRAGDTLVVWKLDRLARSLKKLIATAEELEREQIGLVSLTESIDTTTPGGMLTFHVFGAIAQFERALIRERTTAGLVEARRQGRKGGRPSVMRPSDVTAARAMMKEGTLPVRDIAKRMGVSVATLYRYAGKRGSGVPAKEPVAADG is encoded by the coding sequence ATGCGGGTCGGCTATGCCAGGGTCAGCACCAGCGACCAGAATCCCGAGCTTCAGCTCGACGCACTGCGCCGTGCCGGCTGCGACCGGGTATTCACCGAAAAGGCGTCCGGCGCGCGTGATGACCGGCCTGAACTTGCGCGCATCCTGCAAGACGTGCTGCGGGCCGGCGACACGCTGGTCGTCTGGAAGCTCGACCGCCTCGCTCGTTCCCTCAAGAAGCTGATCGCCACGGCCGAGGAGTTGGAGCGCGAGCAGATCGGGCTGGTGTCGCTGACCGAGAGCATCGACACGACCACGCCGGGCGGGATGCTCACCTTTCATGTGTTCGGCGCGATCGCGCAGTTCGAACGCGCCCTGATCCGCGAGCGGACCACTGCCGGGCTGGTGGAAGCGCGCCGGCAAGGCCGCAAGGGCGGGCGCCCATCGGTTATGCGCCCGAGCGACGTCACCGCGGCCCGCGCCATGATGAAGGAGGGCACGCTCCCGGTGCGCGACATCGCCAAGCGCATGGGCGTGTCGGTCGCCACCCTCTACCGCTATGCCGGCAAGCGCGGCAGCGGCGTACCCGCCAAGGAGCCTGTTGCAGCCGATGGCTGA
- a CDS encoding type II toxin-antitoxin system VapC family toxin, producing the protein MKITADTNVLLRLVLADDEAQGLAAVEAMESASHVAISVHSLCELAWVLERLYKKTRPEIAAAIRGVIDAENVVVNRPAVEAGLAILDAGGDFADGVIAFDGRFHGGETFVSFDKTAVKLLKGQGAAALLLK; encoded by the coding sequence ATGAAGATCACGGCCGACACGAACGTCTTGCTGCGCCTGGTGCTGGCGGACGACGAAGCGCAGGGCCTCGCCGCCGTCGAGGCGATGGAAAGCGCAAGCCATGTTGCCATCAGCGTGCATTCACTGTGCGAACTCGCCTGGGTTCTGGAACGACTCTACAAGAAAACCCGGCCCGAAATTGCCGCCGCGATCCGAGGCGTGATCGACGCGGAGAACGTCGTCGTCAATCGCCCTGCGGTGGAAGCGGGCCTAGCTATCCTCGATGCGGGCGGCGACTTTGCGGACGGGGTGATCGCATTCGACGGCCGATTCCACGGCGGGGAGACGTTCGTGTCCTTCGACAAAACGGCGGTCAAACTGCTGAAAGGGCAGGGGGCCGCCGCCCTGCTGCTGAAATAG
- the mazF gene encoding endoribonuclease MazF, with product MASPQIGDIVWLEFDPQAGHEQARHRPALVLSPEKYNGLRGMMICCPMTSRIKGYPFEVVESGIPQSVVLADQVKSLDWRARRASKKGKISQTALAEVQAKIRALLTL from the coding sequence ATCGCATCACCGCAGATCGGCGACATCGTTTGGCTGGAATTTGATCCCCAAGCCGGACACGAGCAGGCAAGACACCGTCCAGCTCTTGTTCTGTCGCCAGAGAAATACAACGGCTTACGTGGAATGATGATCTGCTGTCCTATGACAAGCAGGATCAAGGGTTATCCCTTCGAAGTCGTCGAAAGCGGTATTCCTCAGAGCGTCGTTCTCGCCGATCAGGTCAAGAGCTTGGATTGGAGAGCTCGTCGAGCAAGCAAAAAAGGTAAGATATCCCAGACCGCGCTGGCCGAAGTCCAAGCGAAAATCCGCGCCTTGCTTACACTGTAA
- a CDS encoding helix-turn-helix domain-containing protein yields the protein MSSPKSKSALARLGRDIRAARLRRNIARTDLAARAGTSASTIVRLENGDPGVGIGALADVLVALGLIDRLVDLVDVRNDELGLALAAEKLPQRGRTFASTLRRQKKKGETNSAFGGAEVNPEGVAF from the coding sequence ATGAGCTCTCCCAAGTCGAAATCCGCACTCGCAAGGCTCGGTCGGGACATTCGAGCAGCGCGCCTGCGCCGCAATATCGCTCGCACGGACCTCGCGGCGCGCGCGGGCACCTCGGCTAGCACGATCGTGAGGTTGGAAAACGGCGATCCGGGCGTGGGCATCGGCGCGCTTGCCGATGTCCTCGTCGCCTTGGGTCTGATCGATCGTCTCGTTGATCTTGTCGATGTCCGTAACGACGAGCTTGGCCTCGCGCTGGCTGCCGAGAAGCTGCCGCAGCGCGGCCGCACCTTTGCCTCGACCCTACGCCGCCAAAAAAAGAAGGGCGAGACGAATTCCGCCTTTGGCGGAGCCGAGGTTAATCCTGAAGGCGTCGCCTTCTGA